TGGCCCTTCAGGAGCAATTGAGGGAAACTTTACAGTTGTTTTGCCCTTTGTTCCCTTGATCGCTTGCCTACTTGTTTCGGCATCATCGAGAAGCGCCCTCAATTTCTCTTCGCTTTCGACTCCGAGCTGTCCCCAGTCCGAATTGAACTCCTCCCAGATCGCCTTGTCGGCCCTGCTGACACTGCTAAGGCCTTTGATTCCTCGCTCCTGATGGAAAGGGTCAAGAGAGGCAAGGTTGCAAAGCTTCATGGAAAGACTGCTTGGAGACCTGCCGAGTCTCTCCGCAACCTCGACGACCAAAGCGTTCCCATGGCGAAGCTGCCCAAAGGGTAGCTTGCAATAGAGATTCATTGCCACCATGAGCTCGTCACGGCTCCACTTGTTTTCCTCGGGACATTCAGCCTGCTCCCCGAAATTGAAACTTTCCTAGTCGATAGCTTGCACGGTTCGACATTTGGGAAAGGCCGAGCATGCCCAAAACCACGTACCGGCATGAGGCCCTTTTTTGGCCAACCGTTTAACCATGGGGGCGTTGCAAACCGAGCAAATCGGATCGTCCTGGCCCTTCTCGGCCATGCAACCATTCGACGCCGGCGCATACTCTTTCTCCGTGGCTTCCATCCTCAAGCTCTTTTCCACCACCGGGTCCTCTCCAAGCTCATGGAAAGTCTTATCCGGATTCTGGTCTCCCGGGCCCTCCCCCGAAACAATTATCTGAGGTGCTTCATTCGTTTTCTGAAACAAGACCTCATCCAATTTCGCCCGAACCTCATGCACTGAATATCCCTTGCGAGCAGCAAAATGAATGATGGAAATACCAGCGCCGGTAAGCACCTTATCGACAAAGTTGTCCCGTTCGGCCCGATCCTTTCGGCGATGAGACGCATCGTCCAACTCCACCGTTCCGACAACCGCCAGTGAATCAGGCCGACAAAGAACGAAGTCGATATGTTTTTGGTGAATCCGGTTCCAGGCGCCGGTTCGTTGACTCTGAGAGAGCCCTTTGGCCGGTTGAACCAAATCCCCCAGTCTAACCTTTCCGAAAATTCGCAACCGCCCCTCAGATGCTTGTTCCAAAACCCCGAGAAATGATCGTTCAGCAGGACTGAAGAGTTCCCGAGGTTCGTAACTTGTTTCCCTCAATGAGCCCGGTTGCCGGCTCTTCAAGACCGCAACTAGAATCAACAGGACAAAAAGAATTGCCAGTAGAAGAACAAAAGTGCTCATAACTCCTCAAAAACAAAA
This portion of the Syntrophotaleaceae bacterium genome encodes:
- a CDS encoding DUF2726 domain-containing protein, with the translated sequence MSTFVLLLAILFVLLILVAVLKSRQPGSLRETSYEPRELFSPAERSFLGVLEQASEGRLRIFGKVRLGDLVQPAKGLSQSQRTGAWNRIHQKHIDFVLCRPDSLAVVGTVELDDASHRRKDRAERDNFVDKVLTGAGISIIHFAARKGYSVHEVRAKLDEVLFQKTNEAPQIIVSGEGPGDQNPDKTFHELGEDPVVEKSLRMEATEKEYAPASNGCMAEKGQDDPICSVCNAPMVKRLAKKGPHAGTWFWACSAFPKCRTVQAID